A single genomic interval of Drosophila virilis strain 15010-1051.87 chromosome 2, Dvir_AGI_RSII-ME, whole genome shotgun sequence harbors:
- the Cmpk gene encoding UMP-CMP kinase, with protein MWRAFTRIAKTLESLGQGGAVLPQQFQHSQLYNNIHKTNYLRLHNQALLTRLKHRMSTVKPKVVFVLGGPGAGKGTQCSKIVERFQFTHLSAGDLLREERAREGSEYGQLIEDYIRNGKIVPVEVTCSLLENAMKNSGKSRFLIDGFPRNQDNLDGWNRQMSGKTDLQFVLFFDCAEDVCVQRCLGRGQSGSGRTDDNMDSLKKRIQTYNNDSLPIIKYFESVGQVKTIDASPDADKVFQDVERVFVANGFQ; from the coding sequence ATGTGGCGCGCTTTTACGCGTATAGCAAAAACACTTGAGTCCCTTGGTCAAGGAGGCGCAGTGCTACCTCAGCAATTCCAACATTCCCAGCTGTACAACAACatacacaaaacaaattacCTCCGCTTACACAACCAAGCGTTGCTCACAAGACTAAAACACAGAATGTCCACTGTGAAGCCAAAGGTTGTTttcgtattgggtggccccgGTGCTGGCAAGGGCACGCAATGCTCAAAAATCGTTGAACGTTTTCAGTTTACGCATTTGTCGGCTGGCGATTTATTGCGTGAGGAGCGTGCACGCGAGGGATCCGAGTATGGCCAGCTAATTGAGGATTACATACGTAATGGAAAAATTGTGCCCGTTGAGGTCACGTGTTCGCTGCTGGAAAATGCGATGAAAAACTCGGGCAAATCGCGGTTTCTCATCGATGGCTTCCCACGCAACCAGGATAATCTGGACGGCTGGAATCGTCAAATGTCCGGTAAGACGGACTTGCAGTTCGTGCTGTTCTTTGACTGCGCTGAGGATGTGTGTGTTCAGCGCTGCCTGGGCCGCGGTCAGAGCGGATCCGGCCGTACCGACGACAACATGGACAGTCTGAAGAAGCGCATTCAAACTTATAACAACGACTCGTTACCCATCATTAAATACTTCGAGAGTGTCGGCCAGGTGAAGACCATTGATGCCAGTCCCGATGCGGACAAGGTGTTCCAGGATGTAGAGCGAGTGTTTGTGGCCAACGGCTTCCAATGA
- the Tcs6 gene encoding uncharacterized protein Tcs6 has protein sequence MPQQANVSKPNESTIKVPFDTPEHAKIAYRVLSVDQEPRRNFVQKTLSLEDDVLVVHFSADQVKNLRTAITSFFECLLLCQDTIKLFGPEQSETETQLKNNAGTQSSAHTA, from the exons ATGCCACAGCAAGCGAATGTCAGTAAACCTAATGAATC CACAATAAAAGTGCCATTTGATACGCCAGAGCATGCCAAGATAGCATATCGCGTGTTGAGTGTGGATCAGGAGCCACGCAGAAACTTTGTGCAAAAAACGTTGAGCCTGGAGGACGATGTGCTAGTGGTGCACTTTAGTGCCGATCAAGTGAAAAATCTGCGCACCGCCATAACGTCGTTCTTTGAGTGCCTGCTGCTCTGCCAGGATACCATCAAATTGTTTGGCCCAGAACAATCCGAAACCGAAACGCAACTAAAGAACAATGCCGGAACACAGTCCAGCGCCCACACCGCATAG
- the Exo84 gene encoding exocyst complex component 8 produces the protein MKEFDDINFSVDKYTKELTRECVGGSDLQQRKKEIEAYNEQTSATLKQTCKKNYMQFIQTAKEISHLESEMYQLSHILIEQRNILASMTDGKTSSHLKADSIEAENSAATEDVENSHATRAVKEMVQGFNGNLEGKTFLNEGALIELDGNDYRPIQRVFFFLFNDVLIVCKVKHDKRLEFLTEYDPKKIAVINIKDLDGVKNAINIITPDGSKIYQSITAAGKSEWIEKLEEAFRFDQQKKSKKGQAPQPPNRAKQQQSQSKSATPEKLPEESPTERQPKSLEDETPEWLSTASEEIQTLVAQRHFEDAQSLIKRTQEFLRLAENKKKLLQADNIDAKVKQQEQKLTNVLLQELSNSHNRNLQIALRSARRPLKILVEMGRSRQASATLLKVCTVSLRVAQREARRNNAEISELFFCDLTQVACDFLSAFEQQPACVSALVVWCNAELQYFASQLIKHYLTKGTSLEAVAKCVERVRKPATKLTEIGLDISYHLEGLLRTTLESLIEECKQRLLDAVGRTEESWQPYNLQTKSNLKRLLLELDALGIDVRSQTTGDTWLNLTQSTLVFIRQFLQLTEHCGCLAKGETLLPSLEKLLRDLFLAQHALKPPSDMAMDPNFVIKNKIFLVDNLLPIAIEKFRKTSGRQCETLRELHTKLSRQHGAPVPRQRSVYTTDVF, from the exons ATGAAGGAGTTCGATGATATTAATTTTAGCGTGGATAAAT ACACGAAGGAGCTGACACGGGAGTGTGTGGGCGGCAGCGATTTGCAGCAGCGTAAAAAGGAAATTGAGGCCTACAATGAGCAGACGTCGGCAACGCTCAAGCAAACCTGCAAAAAGAACTATATGCAGTTCATACAAACCGCCAAGGAGATATCac ATCTGGAGTCGGAGATGTATCAGCTGTCGCATATATTGATCGAGCAACGCAACATTTTGGCCAGCATGACCGATGGCAAGACGAGCAGTCACCTGAAAGCGGACAGTATCGAGGCGGAGAACAGTGCAGCTACTGAGGACGTGGAGAACAGTCATGCCACACGCGCTGTTAAGGAAATGGTGCAGGGTTTTAATGGAAATCTCGAGGGCAAAACGTTCCTAAACGAGGGCGCACTTATCGAGCTGGATGGTAATGACTACCGGCCCATACAGCGTGTCTTCTTTTTTCTGTTCAATGATGTGCTCATCGTGTGCAAAGTGAAGCATGATAA ACGGCTCGAGTTTCTTACGGAATACGATCCCAAGAAGATAGCCGTTATTAATATCAAGGATCTGGATGGCGTCAAGAATGCCATTAACATCATAACGCCTGATGGCTCCAAGATATATCAGAGCATAACAGCTGCCGGCAAGAGCGAATGGATTGAGAAATTGGAAGAAGCCTTTCGTTTTGATCAGCAAAAGAAATCAAAGAAGGGACAAGCGCCGCAGCCACCAAATCGTGCCAAGCAACAGCAGTCCCAATCGAAAAGCGCCACGCCTGAGAAGCTGCCTGAAGAAAGTCCCACAGAAAGGCAGCCAAAATCCCTGGAGGATGAAACGCCCGAATGGCTAAGCACGGCCAGCGAGGAAATCCAAACGCTTGTAGCGCAACGCCATTTCGAGGACGCACAGTCGCTGATTAAGCGCACGCAAGAGTTTCTGCGCCTGGCCGAGAACAAAAAGAAGCTGCTCCAGGCGGACAACATTGACGCTAAGGTCAAACAGCAGGAACAAAAGCTCACCAATGTGCTGCTCCAGGAGCTGTCCAACAGTCACAATCGCAATTTACAAATTGCACTGCGCTCAGCCCGACGACCCCTGAAGATTCTCGTCGAAATGGGTCGTTCCCGACAGGCCAGTGCCACATTGCTGAAGGTATGCACGGTTAGTCTGCGTGTCGCGCAACGCGAAGCACGTCGCAATAATGCAGAAATCTCTGAGCTTTTCTTTTGCGACCTGACTCAGGTAGCATGTGATTTTCTCAGCGCCTTTGAACAGCAGCCTGCTTGTGTTAGCG CTCTTGTTGTCTGGTGCAATGCGGAGCTGCAGTACTTTGCAAGCCAGCTGATCAAACACTATCTAACTAAGGGCACCTCACTGGAGGCAGTGGCCAAGTGTGTAGAGCGCGTGCGCAAGCCTGCCACGAAGCTTACAGAGATTGGTTTGGACATAAGTTACCATTTAGAGGGTCTGTTGCGCACAACGCTGGAGTCGCTTATTGAAGAGTGCAAGCAGCGCCTGTTGGACGCGGTAGGTCGCACCGAGGAGAGCTGGCAGCCGTATAATTTGCAAacgaaatcaaatttaaagcgATTGCTGCTAGAGTTGGATGCGCTTGGCATTGATGTGCGTTCCCAGACCACAGGCGATACATGGCTGAATTTGACACAGTCCACTCTCGTCTTTATACGACAATTCCTCCAGCTGACCGAGCACTGCGGCTGCTTGGCCAAAGGGGAAACACTGCTGCCGAGTCTGGAGAAGTTGCTGCGTGATCTCTTTTTGGCACAGCACGCATTAAAGCCTCCTAGCGACATGGCCATGGAT CCCAACTTTgttataaagaacaaaatatttctGGTGGACAATCTGCTGCCCATCGCCATTGAAAAGTTTCGCAAGACATCGGGTCGCCAGTGTGAGACACTACGGGAGCTGCACACGAAGCTATCCCGCCAGCACGGGGCTCCAGTGCCGCGCCAGCGCAGCGTCTATACGACCGATGTCTTTTAA
- the Sld5 gene encoding DNA replication complex GINS protein SLD5 has product MSDSENLEQALNEHDLSTEAALADVNEDDDEDEDAEPITAQKVLDILETAWTNEMCAPELLQHQTDMLELMLSQVAHMEEQMKDLDKNDFRFVVHQMELERIRYIMASYLRCRLQKIEAFTQHIINQDETRDAADKRLSSEEAKYAQDFAQHVDEYFTKVATRYMPNQQRGEAEQRIVAPNLMSHVFLKANVAVSGVIVGVDDEEVDLTPGSQHIIPYQLVADLVQKNQAQLI; this is encoded by the exons ATGTCTGACAGCGAAAATCTGGAGCAAGCTTTAAATGAGCATGACTTGAGCACGGAAGCTGCCTTAGCAGATGTCAATGAAGATGACGATGAAGACGAGGATGCGGAACCAATTACCGCACAAAAG GTACTGGATATACTCGAAACAGCTTGGACAAATGAAATGTGTGCCCCGGAATTGCTGCAACATCAGACGGACATGCTGGAGCTGATGCTCTCACAGGTGGCACACATGGAAGAGCAAATGAAGGATCTGGACAAGAATGATTTTCGCTTTGTGGTGCACCAGATGGAACTGGAGCGCATACGATATATCATGGCCAGTTATTTACGATGTCGCTTGCAAAAAATCGAAGCCTTTACCCAGCACATCATCAACCAGGATGAGACACGTGATGCGGCTGACAAGCGTCTATCGTCGGAGGAGGCCAAATATGCTCAGGATTTCGCCCAACATGTGGACGAATACTTTACCAAGGTGGCCACTCGGTATATGCCCAACCAGCAGCGAGGCGAGGCCGAACAACGAATTGTCGCGCCCAATCTCATGAGCCATGTTTTTCTCAAAGCGAACGTGGCAG TGTCTGGCGTTATAGTGGGCGTTGATGACGAGGAAGTTGATCTTACGCCAGGCTCACAACATATTATACCTTATCAACTGGTGGCTGACTTAGTACAAAAAAACCAAGCGcaacttatttaa
- the PIG-P gene encoding phosphatidylinositol N-acetylglucosaminyltransferase subunit P, which yields MPEHSPAPTPHRAIYGFAFYILFTVLFFVYVAWAFLPVELGLHSYLPDKYFAVFVPVLILVCAFFAVIIYPAINLSLTPNIDSIASVVDLKLVLPKGAQFTSWSQLQCQRSVTTAHRNALPAIQCNLCETEHMAKTRSPIPPLRFLDLQEVNATYYN from the coding sequence ATGCCGGAACACAGTCCAGCGCCCACACCGCATAGAGCTATTTACggttttgcattttatatactgttcaccgtattattttttgtatatgtgGCGTGGGCCTTCCTGCCCGTGGAGCTGGGCCTGCACTCGTATCTGCCGGACAAGTATTTTGCTGTGTTTGTGCCGGTGCTAATTCTGGTGTGTGCCTTCTTTGCCGTCATCATTTATCCGGCAATTAATCTCTCACTGACGCCTAATATCGATTCGATTGCGTCGGTTGTCGATCTTAAGCTAGTACTACCTAAGGGCGCACAGTTCACATCTTGGTCACAACTGCAATGTCAACGCTCCGTAACGACGGCCCATCGGAATGCATTACCAGCAATCCAGTGTAATCTGTGCGAAACGGAGCACATGGCAAAGACTCGCTCGCCCATACCTCCCCTAAGATTTCTAGACTTGCAAGAAGTAAACGCCACATATTATAACTAA
- the LOC6630935 gene encoding pre-rRNA-processing protein TSR2 homolog, with translation MAATTTQTEFQKNFRLIVERIFNNWQNLRLAVEHGMGGRNGQQMAIQIMDYTYEYCVGNENITQGELQEVIEELMDQEFNTLCDDHSIPEICRNLLRYKQMALASQYPQIETELSKLPQGKDWLRPDVKITYTPIEGDSSSDEDMDDDEEDADDDMNAAESDEDAVATSSGRVTRSQTRKQQTESFVEPEEGWTTVRRK, from the exons ATGGCAGCGACGACAACTCAAACCGAATTCCAAAAGAATTTTCGCTTAATTGTTGAAAGAATCTTTAACAATTGGCAAAATCTGCGCTTGGCCGTCGAGCATGGGATGGGCGGACGCAATGGCCAGCAG ATGGCCATACAAATCATGGACTACACATATGAGTACTGCGTGGGCAACGAGAACATAACGCAGGGTGAGCTGCAGGAGGTGATTGAAGAGCTGATGGATCAGGAATTTAATACGCTGTGCGACGATCACTCCATACCCGAAATATGCCGCAATCTGCTGCGTTACAAGCAAATGGCGCTGGCCTCCCAGTACCCACAGATCGAAACAGAGCTCAGCAAATTGCCGCAGGGCAAAGATTGGCTCCGACCCGATGTCAAAATAACATACACTCCCATTGAAGGGGACTCGTCATCCGACGAGGACATGGACGACGATGAAGAGGATGCTGACGATGACATGAATGCTGCTGAGAGCGACGAGGACGCGGTCGCAACAAGCAGCGGCCGTGTAACACGTTCCCAGACGCGCAAGCAACAAACGGAATCGTTTGTGGAGCCAGAAGAAGGGTGGACGACAGTGCGTCGAAAGTAA
- the Vps2 gene encoding charged multivesicular body protein 2a has product MDWLFGKKISPDEMLRKNQRALNKAMRDLDRERMKMDQQEKKIIADIKKMAKEGQMDAVKIMAKDLVRTRRYSKKFMLMKANIQAVSLKIQTLKSQNTMAQAMKGVTKAMQNMNRQLNLPQIQKILQDFEKQSEMMDMKEEMINDAIDDAMEDEGDEEETDAVVSQVLDELGLQLGEQLGDLPTASGSLSIAGGAGAQKAASAVAAGGAGGGPATAGAGAGAAATGGSGGSTPMSDADADLQARLDKLRKD; this is encoded by the exons ATGGATTGGCTTTTTGGCAAAAAGATCTCACCGGATGAGATGCTGCGTAAGAATCAGCGTGCCTTGAATAAGGCAATGCGTGATTTGGACCGCGAACGGATGAAAATGGATCAACAAGAGAAGAAAATCATTGCCGACATCAAGAAAATGGCCAAAGAGGGTCAAATGGATGCGGTCAAGATCATGGCCAAGGATCTAGTGCGCACGCGTCGATATTCCAAGAAGTTTATGCTCATGAAGGCAAACATTCAAGCGGTCTCGCTAAAAATACAAACGCTTAAATCTCAAAACACAATGGCCCAAGCAATGAAAG GTGTCACCAAGGCCATGCAGAATATGAATCGACAACTGAATCTCCCGCAAATACAAAAGATACTCCAGGACTTCGAAAAGCAGTCGGAGATGATGGACATGAAGGAGGAGATGATCAACGACGCCATCGATGATGCCATGGAGGATGAGGGCGATGAGGAAGAGACCGATGCCGTTGTCTCTCAAGTGCTAGACGAACTGGGCCTGCAGCTAGGCGAACAATTGGGCGATCTGCCAACTGCCTCCGGCTCTCTGTCGATAGCAGGTGGTGCGGGTGCCCAGAAAGCAGCTTCGGCTGTCGCTGCAGGTGGTGCCGGCGGCGGACCTGCTACTGCTGGTGCCGGTGCAGGTGCTGCTGCGACTGGCGGCAGCGGTGGCTCTACACCCATGTCCGATGCGGACGCAGATTTGCAGGCGCGCCTGGACAAGCTGCGCAAGGACTAG